GGTACGAGGCGGAACTGCCTTTCTACCGCTATCGCCACATCGTCCGCCCCGGCATCACCGGCTGGGCTCAGGTGAAGCAGGGGCACGTCGCCGAGGTCGAGGACGTGCTCTGGAAGCTTCATTACGACTTCTACTACATCAAGAATTTCTCGTTCTGGCTCGACGTGCTGATCGTGGCAGGGACGATGAAAACCGTGTTCAGCGGATTTGGGGCACGCTGATCGCGCTTCGCCGAAATCGTTTCCCAGCGCCTACAAGCGGGCGTCGCCCCGGCTCTTGAGAACGTCGACTGCATCGCGAACGGCCTGGCTGTCGCCGCGCGGAACCACCAGCACGGCGTCGTCGGTGACGATGATGGCGAGATCCTGCACACCTACGGCGACGACCAGGGGGCCTTCGCTGTGAACAAGGCAGCCCGACGACCGCAGCAGCGCGGTGTCGCCGACGGAGACATTGCCATCCTCATCCTTATCGCTGATCTCGTGCAGTGACTCCCAGCTGCCGACATCCGACCAGCGGACGTCCATCGGCACCACGGCAATGTTCGGGGCATGCTCCATCACCGCATGGTCGACGGAAATGTTGCGTACGGCTGCGAACGCTGCTGATCCGGGGCGCAGATACCGTTCGCTGCGCGTCCCCTCCGTAATTGCTTCGCGGCACGGCTCCAGCACGTCGGGCGCATGGGCGGCAAGCGCATCGAGAAAGGCGTCGGCCCGGAACAGGAAGATTCCTGCGTTCCATTGATAGCCGCCGTCGGCCAGATACGCGACGGCACGGCTCACATCGGGTTTTTCGACGAACCGCTCGACGCGGTATGTGCCGGCCGACAACGTCTCGCCTTGCTTGATGTAGCCATAGCCGGTCTCGGGACGGCTAGGCTTGATTCCGAATGTGACCAGCCATCCCTCGCGCGCTAGGGAGGCACCAGTGTCGATGGCGGCATTGAATGCCTCCACGTCGCCGATCAGATGATCGCTCGGCATGATCAGCAACAGGTCGTCAGGCGCCGCAGCAAGGGCCGCGAGCGTGATCGCTGGTGCGGTGTTCCGCGCCGCAGGTTCGAGGATGAGCCGGGCCTCGGGAGCGTGCGTTCCAATTAGCTGCTCTGTGACAGGCCGCGCCTGACCTTCGCTGGTAACAACCAGCGGTGCCGCGAATCGATCTCTGTCGGCGGTGCGATCGAGGGTCAGCTGCAGCATCGAGCGCGATCCCGTAAGGGACAGCAGTTGCTTGGGGCGGGCGGTGCGCGAAAGCGGCCAAAGGCGCGTTCCCGAGCCGCCGCACAGGATCACGGGAGTAATCGGCCGATCGTCGCGGCCTACAGCGCTGCTCAACGAGGAAATCCTTCTCCACCCAGAACGGGTGCTTTAGGGTCACTCGCCGCCATCAGCAAGGCAGGCGCCGGCCGCATCGGCTGCCAGAATCTTGTGGAATGGCGGCAACAAGGCGGATACGAAGCGCTCTCCACGAGGCGCCGGGCCCCTCCGGCGAGCGGCGCGCCCTGAGGGTGCGTGCCGTTCAGGAGGGCAGTCGCGCGCAACGCAGATTTCACGGGAAGTCCATGCTGATGCGGTATTCGGAGCGCTGATCCGCGGGCATGTCCAAACTGCTATACGTCACTCCAAGATTCTTCGATCCTCCGCAGGGGGGGCGAGCGATGCTGTCACGACTGCATTGGGAATGCCTCGGCCGGCTCCTTGGCGATCGCCTCCGCCTGCAGGAACTCGATCGTCATATTCCCACCGGTGCCGGGGCAATCGGCCAAGCGCTCGGCGGTTATCTCGACGGCCTCACGCCGTCGGTGGAAGACGCAATCCTCGCGCGTCTTCAGCAGGAGGATATCGGCAGCGTCTATTTAGACGGATCCAACCTCGGCCATCTCGCGCGTTCGATCCGTCGTCGCTTTCAGAACGTGCGGGTCTATACGTTCTTCCATAACGTCGAGGCACGGTTCTTCCTCGGCGCCCTCCGTCAGACCAGGGACCTTCGCGCCGTCGGGGTGCTCATTGCCAATTACTCCGCAGAGCGAATGGCGGTGCGATCAAGCCAGCGGCTGATCACTCTCAGCGAGCGGGACAGCCGCCTGCTGAAGCGACTCTATGGCAGGGCCGGCACCGATATTCTGCCGATGGCACTCGAAGACCAGTGCGCCTTCGCACCGGCGCCGGACGGGACGGATCCGAGTGACGCCGATTATGCTCTGTTCGTGGGCGGTGCCTTTTATGCAAATGTCGATGGCATACGCTGGTTCGCGCGTGAGGTTGCGCCCCATATCGGCTTGAAGACGCGGGTGGTCGGCCGGGGAATGGAACCGTATCGCGCGGATATCGAGCGATCGGGCAATGTCGAGCTGATCGGCGCCGTCGATCGTCTCGAGCCGTGGTATCGGGCGGCGAAGGTGGTGATCGCGCCAATCTTCGATGGATCTGGCATGAAGACGAAGATCGCGGAGGCGCTGATGTTCGGAAAGCGAGTGGTCGGTACGGCCGAAGCCTTTGCAGGCTATGGAGATGTGGTCGGTCGCGCCGGCTGGCTTTGCGAAACGGCGGGAGAGTTCATCAAGGCCATGCGTCAAGTCGAGGCGCTCGAGCTGCCGTCCTTCGACAGGTCGTTGCGACGCCTTTATGAGGAGAGCTTCTCCTTGGAGGCCGCGCAACTCAGGCTGGGCGCCATTCTCGGTGAGGAGCAACCGTGAGGAATCGTGTGCGACATCGGCGCGCGAACGTCGCTGAACGGCTCGGCGGGCACAGACAAATGAAGTGGGATCGATGAAGATTTGCGTAATCACGCCCAGGTACATGATTTCCGGAGTTGCCCTTGCGCAATATCGGTTTGCCCGTGCGCTCGTCGGGCAGGGGCATGATGTGGATCTGGTGATCGGCAGGGTCGATCCGCATCTCACCGTGCCGCCGGCCCCAGGGCTCAACATCGTCACGCTCAATAAGCCGAACGTGCGCAGCCTGTTCTTCCCCGTCTGGCGCTATCTCAGAGCCGCGAAGCCCGAGGTCGTCTTTTCGGCCGAGGATCATCTTAACGCGCTCGTGCTGTTGATCGCAATTCTCAGCGGATCGAAGGCCAAGATCAGCGGGTCGTGCCGGGTACGGCCATTCGACACCTATTCAAACGTTCCGTTCACGAAAAGATGGTTCCTGAAGCAGGTGATGCGTGCCGTCACCTGGCGAGCCGACGCGCTCACCTGCGTGTCGAAGGACATGGTCGAGCAATATCGGCAGGTGTTTGATGCGCCGCCGCATGTCTGCATCTACAACATCATCCAAGACAAGTCATCGACACAAAGGATGCGCGAGCCCGTCGACGACCCCTGGTTCGAGGCGGGGCAGGATCCCGTGCTCGTTGCGGCGGGAACCTTGGCTCCGTGGAAGGGCTTCGACGATTTGCTCGATGCGATCGCAGTACTGAAGGCTCGGGGCCGCATGGTGAGACTCACCATTCTCGGTGAAGGTCCGCTCCGCACGCATCTGGAGGAGAAAGTCGTTTCCCTTGCGCTCTCCGATCGTGTTCGGCTCCCAGGTTTCACCACTAACACGCTGAAATATTTCAGCCGCGCGGATGCCTTCGTCCTGTCATCTCACGTCGAGGGGCTTCCCAACGTGCTCGTCGAGGCGATGATGTGCGGCCTGACGCCGGTGGCGACCGATTGTCCCACCGGCCCGCGTGAAGTGCTGCAAGATGGGCGTTACGGATACCTCGTCCCGGTCCGGGATCCGGCAGGCCTTGCCGATGGAATCGAAAGGGCGCTCGCTGCTCCGATTCCGCCTGAAGTGCTTGCCGAAGGGGTAGCGCCATTCGAGGAGCAGACGGTGATACGTCGCCATTTCGAAGTTCTCGGCCTCGCCGAACCGATCGCGGCCTGATCCCGTGCGTGTCGGCCTCAACGCAATTTGCTTCAACGATCGCCCCTCGGGCGCAAATCAGCGGTTTGCTGGGATCTACGGAGCGCTCATCGCACGCTGCCCCGAGATTGAATTCGTCATATTCGAGCCGGTAGATTGCCGTGTTGCCGATTGGTTCGGCGGCGCTCCGAACGTCACCGTCCGGCGCACTCCGCTGCCGAGCACTGGTCGGGTGCGGCGCGCGATCGGAGGTCTGCTTTACTGGCGGCGCGCGCTGAAGCGGGAGAAGCTGGATCTCTTCGAGATGTTTCATCTCCCGCTGCTGCGTGCCCCCGATTGCCCGACGGTGATGACGGTACACGACGCACGCCCGGTGCTTCGCAATGTACCGCTGATGAAGCGGCTCTTCTATGGGCGGATACTCAAAAGCGGTCTGAGGCGAGCGGATCATGTGATCACCGTGTCGGAGACGATGCAGGAGGAAATTGTCGGGATCGAGCCGCGGGCGTCCGTGAGTGCGATCTACAACGGCATTGATCCTAGCCGATTTCAGGACGTCAACCGGGATGAAGCTGAAGGCACACGCATGAAGCTCGGCCTTCCGGCCCGCTTCATCCTTGCGGTCGGACATCTCGAAGCCCGCAAGAATTACTTGCGCCTGCTCGCGGCACTCGCACAGCTCCGCGCCGACGGAGAACCGATCGCGCTGGCGATCGTCGGAAACGAAGGCGGCGAGGGCGCAACGGTGGCGGCAGAGGTGCGCCGTTTGAACCTCGACGAGCACGTTCGCCTGCTGCAGGGCGTCAGCGACCAGGAGCTTTCGCACATCTACGCGCTGTCCGAACTGGTCGCTTTCCCGTCGACCTATGAAGGGTTCGGGATTCCGATCCTGGAGGCGATGGCTGCACGCCGGCCGCTGGTGCTAAGCGACATACCGGTGTTTCGTGAGCTCACCGAGGACAAGGGCGCCTATTTCCCTCCCGACGACGCCGTTGCGATGGCGGCGACCATCCGGGACGTGCTCGCCAGCCCCGATCGCCAGCAGGCACTAGTGGCTTATGGCGAGCGGCGGATCGCCGACTTCACCTTTCCTGCGCTCGCTCGGCAGGTTGAGCAGGTCTACAAGTCCAAGGCGTAATCGGCGTTGATCAGAAGGTTTGCATGTTCTCGGTCGTCATACCTTTGTACAACAAGGGCGCGTTCATAGGTCGGACGGTCCGAAGCGCACTCGCGCAAAGCTTTCAAGAGTTCGAGCTGATCATCGTCGACGACGGTTCCACAGACGACGGACCGGCGCAGGTCGCATCATTCCAGGATCGGCGCCTTCGTGTCATCCGACAGCCCAATGCGGGGAAGGGCGCTGCACGCAATCTCGGGATGCAAAAGGCTTCGCGCCCCTGGATCGCCTTCCTTGATGCGGATGATTACTGGTTTCCCGATCATCTTGCCGAGCTGGAGACGATGGCGCGGCTCCATCCGGAGGCAGGTTTGCTTTCCACCAGCTACGCAGAGGGGGCGGATCCCGCCGCATCCCAGCCCCATCATGGCGCCGACATCAGGCCCATCGACTATCTCGCCGAGGCCGCCCGCTCCGTGGGGATCGTTTGGTCCTCGGCAACCGCCGTCCGCCGCGACCTCGCAAACGATCTCGGCGGCTTCGGACACTGGCGCACTGGCGAGGATCTCGAATATTGGATGCGCGTGGCAATGCGGGCGCCGGTCATCAAGTCCGACCGGGTAACGGCTTACTACTTCCGAAATGAGAATAGTGAGATGGCACAGGTGCATCGGGCGGAGAAGACCGCCCCGCTTACTCGCGGCCTCTTTGAGATCTGGCCTTCCGTCGCCTTCCTGGAAAGCATCAAGGGAGACCTCGTACCTGATCGATGCGACGCAGCCGAGCGCTATCAGCGCAGCGCCGCCTGGCTGACAATGATCGGACGGCTCGCCGTGTTCGATATCGACGGCGCCCGCGCGATTGGGCGGCAAATGCCTGGACGCCGGCTCGATCGTGCGGGCATGCTGTCGCTAGTGCTTGCGCTTCCTGGCCCGGTTCTTCGATCTGCCCTACGGCTGCGCATGCGATTGCGCGGGTCGCGCGACTGAGCGTAGGTCGCTTTCAGGCGCGAGCCATCGTTCTGGCCGACGTCTTAAGACGCCCGAGTCGGCGCCGCATCCGCTTGCCGGCGCTGTATCCGGCGCCAAGCAGGCGGCTCAGACCGGACATTTTGACGATCGAGTCGGTCCGCTCGGCATAGTGGCCATCGAAGAAGGTCCGATGCTGCTCGCCGGCGACGACGCTGTATTCGAGGCCAAGCATGCGCTCATTAGGGAGCACCGTGCACTCGTTTCGTTCGAGGAGCGGCGTGATCGCAAGCGTATAGGCGACCGGCCCGGTGAGCGTGAAAACGGCCTCCCGGCCGACACCGTCGCGCCAGGGTCGGTAGCGTTCGATGTTGCGAAGGACATGATCGATCACGGCGCGGAGCAGGGGATGACCCGGTGCTGCGATGATGTGCCACTGCTGGAACTCGCCACCTTCCACATGCTCGAGGCCTCTTTGCAGACCCCAATTCTCGTGGCTGCCACCTTTGCCGTTGTCCCACTTGGCCAAAAGCATTCTGCGGTCGTCTGTGGTGATCTCGTCGAGAGGTCGTGTCGCCGTGCTCTTGATGTCCAGATACACGCCGCCGACCTGATACATCAGCAGGTATCGAAAGAGATCCGCGCGTGCCGCGCCGTAGGCCGGGTTGATCCGGAGGTAGCGTGCCAGCATTTCTGAGCCATAATGCTCGGCGATAAAGGATTCGATATCGGCGTCATCGTACAGGCGATGCTTCCATCCGGGATTGCGCCGCCTCAGCGCATCAACATTGTCCCGAAGCTTCGAGGGAAGATCTTTGGTGGCATAGGTTTGGTGAATGATGCGCGGAACGGAGGAGCCCAGAGCCACCATCTTTACGTCGATCGTCATTCGCTTATTAAGACTCCAGAAGAACCCACGACTGCTCCATTCCAACGATTGCCGTTCAGGCTGCCGTTTGCGCGCCTCCGAGCACGACCTGCTCGTAAGTGCCCTCCTGAACGATCCGCCCGGATTCCAGCCTGTAGACGGTATCGCAGCCTGCGACGGTCGAAAGGCGGTGCGCAATGAGGATAATGGTCAGCTCGCGATCAAGCTCCGAGACAGAGTCCATCACCGCCGCTTCGGTAGCAGCATCGAGCGCGCTGGTGGCTTCGTCAAGAACGAGTATCGAGGCGTCTTTATAAAGAGCACGGGCGATTCCGATCCGTTGCCTCTGCCCTCCTGATAGCCTCACGCCTCGCTCGCCGACGCGCGTTTCGAAGCCTTCTGGAAGACTGTCGATGAACGCGGCGATGTCGGCCCGGGCAGCCGCCCTGCGGATCCTGGCCAT
The nucleotide sequence above comes from Sphingosinicella sp. BN140058. Encoded proteins:
- a CDS encoding glycosyltransferase; the encoded protein is MLSRLHWECLGRLLGDRLRLQELDRHIPTGAGAIGQALGGYLDGLTPSVEDAILARLQQEDIGSVYLDGSNLGHLARSIRRRFQNVRVYTFFHNVEARFFLGALRQTRDLRAVGVLIANYSAERMAVRSSQRLITLSERDSRLLKRLYGRAGTDILPMALEDQCAFAPAPDGTDPSDADYALFVGGAFYANVDGIRWFAREVAPHIGLKTRVVGRGMEPYRADIERSGNVELIGAVDRLEPWYRAAKVVIAPIFDGSGMKTKIAEALMFGKRVVGTAEAFAGYGDVVGRAGWLCETAGEFIKAMRQVEALELPSFDRSLRRLYEESFSLEAAQLRLGAILGEEQP
- a CDS encoding mannose-1-phosphate guanylyltransferase/mannose-6-phosphate isomerase, with the protein product MILCGGSGTRLWPLSRTARPKQLLSLTGSRSMLQLTLDRTADRDRFAAPLVVTSEGQARPVTEQLIGTHAPEARLILEPAARNTAPAITLAALAAAPDDLLLIMPSDHLIGDVEAFNAAIDTGASLAREGWLVTFGIKPSRPETGYGYIKQGETLSAGTYRVERFVEKPDVSRAVAYLADGGYQWNAGIFLFRADAFLDALAAHAPDVLEPCREAITEGTRSERYLRPGSAAFAAVRNISVDHAVMEHAPNIAVVPMDVRWSDVGSWESLHEISDKDEDGNVSVGDTALLRSSGCLVHSEGPLVVAVGVQDLAIIVTDDAVLVVPRGDSQAVRDAVDVLKSRGDARL
- a CDS encoding glycosyltransferase, which produces MKICVITPRYMISGVALAQYRFARALVGQGHDVDLVIGRVDPHLTVPPAPGLNIVTLNKPNVRSLFFPVWRYLRAAKPEVVFSAEDHLNALVLLIAILSGSKAKISGSCRVRPFDTYSNVPFTKRWFLKQVMRAVTWRADALTCVSKDMVEQYRQVFDAPPHVCIYNIIQDKSSTQRMREPVDDPWFEAGQDPVLVAAGTLAPWKGFDDLLDAIAVLKARGRMVRLTILGEGPLRTHLEEKVVSLALSDRVRLPGFTTNTLKYFSRADAFVLSSHVEGLPNVLVEAMMCGLTPVATDCPTGPREVLQDGRYGYLVPVRDPAGLADGIERALAAPIPPEVLAEGVAPFEEQTVIRRHFEVLGLAEPIAA
- a CDS encoding glycosyltransferase family 1 protein, whose amino-acid sequence is MRVGLNAICFNDRPSGANQRFAGIYGALIARCPEIEFVIFEPVDCRVADWFGGAPNVTVRRTPLPSTGRVRRAIGGLLYWRRALKREKLDLFEMFHLPLLRAPDCPTVMTVHDARPVLRNVPLMKRLFYGRILKSGLRRADHVITVSETMQEEIVGIEPRASVSAIYNGIDPSRFQDVNRDEAEGTRMKLGLPARFILAVGHLEARKNYLRLLAALAQLRADGEPIALAIVGNEGGEGATVAAEVRRLNLDEHVRLLQGVSDQELSHIYALSELVAFPSTYEGFGIPILEAMAARRPLVLSDIPVFRELTEDKGAYFPPDDAVAMAATIRDVLASPDRQQALVAYGERRIADFTFPALARQVEQVYKSKA
- a CDS encoding glycosyltransferase family 32 protein; its protein translation is MTIDVKMVALGSSVPRIIHQTYATKDLPSKLRDNVDALRRRNPGWKHRLYDDADIESFIAEHYGSEMLARYLRINPAYGAARADLFRYLLMYQVGGVYLDIKSTATRPLDEITTDDRRMLLAKWDNGKGGSHENWGLQRGLEHVEGGEFQQWHIIAAPGHPLLRAVIDHVLRNIERYRPWRDGVGREAVFTLTGPVAYTLAITPLLERNECTVLPNERMLGLEYSVVAGEQHRTFFDGHYAERTDSIVKMSGLSRLLGAGYSAGKRMRRRLGRLKTSARTMARA
- a CDS encoding glycosyltransferase family 2 protein, whose protein sequence is MFSVVIPLYNKGAFIGRTVRSALAQSFQEFELIIVDDGSTDDGPAQVASFQDRRLRVIRQPNAGKGAARNLGMQKASRPWIAFLDADDYWFPDHLAELETMARLHPEAGLLSTSYAEGADPAASQPHHGADIRPIDYLAEAARSVGIVWSSATAVRRDLANDLGGFGHWRTGEDLEYWMRVAMRAPVIKSDRVTAYYFRNENSEMAQVHRAEKTAPLTRGLFEIWPSVAFLESIKGDLVPDRCDAAERYQRSAAWLTMIGRLAVFDIDGARAIGRQMPGRRLDRAGMLSLVLALPGPVLRSALRLRMRLRGSRD